One Halolamina litorea genomic window carries:
- a CDS encoding DUF790 family protein, with protein MLRKEHLRVSRAGGGYHPQFTDEGDRALAASLLGTFQGHVGERRATLREALDDAERGADSFKLVRGLAALLEREATFETRAAVPPQRTRRVVFESAESVGVASEDERTEALSLAADRLGVDADTVERSLYADRDENQLLAAFEPRWSPETLLEQYDLSLAQTALFDATEVRVRSSEPADLVSAVKRLGLMYEVRHTDDGRELVVTGPDSLFRATRRYGTSFARLLRSVAKTDDWRLSATIDDRGRERTMTLTDADVSVPGVEPISEPTYDSAVESEFAAAFASLDTDWELVREPEPLETGTRVMIPDFAFDYAPAGADVGTVAERFRVYFEIMGFWTPEYVEKKLSQLETVEDVELLVAVDESLAASEAIEARDHRAIPYAGSVRVKDVLDALRAFEAGLVADAAADLPDQIVPEADAIGLEELAAEYGVSVDAVEGKSFPEHRLVGRTLVRPTVLDAAGEGIEAGMSLADAEERLAEHGITDASAALSALGYRVEWEGLSGGTVREKAESTAE; from the coding sequence GTGCTGCGGAAGGAACACCTCCGGGTGTCGCGGGCCGGCGGCGGCTACCACCCACAGTTCACCGACGAGGGCGACCGCGCGCTGGCGGCGAGCCTGCTGGGGACGTTTCAGGGCCACGTCGGCGAGCGTCGGGCGACGCTCCGGGAGGCACTCGACGACGCCGAACGCGGGGCCGACTCGTTCAAACTGGTCCGCGGGCTGGCGGCGCTGTTGGAGCGCGAAGCGACGTTCGAGACCCGGGCGGCGGTGCCACCGCAGCGGACCCGGCGGGTCGTCTTCGAGAGTGCCGAGTCCGTCGGCGTCGCGAGCGAGGACGAGCGCACGGAGGCGCTCTCGCTCGCCGCCGATCGCCTCGGCGTCGACGCCGACACAGTCGAGCGGTCACTCTACGCCGACCGCGACGAGAACCAACTCCTCGCGGCGTTCGAGCCGCGCTGGAGCCCCGAAACGCTGTTGGAGCAGTACGACCTTTCGCTGGCCCAGACCGCGCTGTTCGACGCCACCGAGGTCCGCGTCCGCTCCTCGGAGCCGGCCGACCTCGTGAGCGCCGTGAAGCGGTTGGGGCTGATGTACGAGGTCCGGCATACCGACGACGGCCGGGAACTGGTCGTTACCGGGCCGGACTCGCTGTTCCGGGCGACCCGGCGCTACGGCACCTCGTTCGCGCGGCTGCTGCGCTCGGTGGCCAAGACCGACGACTGGCGGCTCTCGGCGACCATCGACGACCGCGGGCGCGAGCGGACGATGACGCTCACCGACGCCGACGTGTCCGTGCCGGGCGTCGAACCGATCTCGGAGCCGACCTACGACTCCGCGGTCGAGTCGGAGTTCGCGGCGGCCTTCGCGAGCCTCGACACCGACTGGGAGCTCGTCCGCGAGCCCGAACCTTTGGAGACCGGCACCCGCGTGATGATTCCGGACTTCGCGTTCGACTACGCACCGGCCGGCGCCGACGTGGGCACCGTGGCCGAGCGTTTCCGCGTCTACTTCGAGATCATGGGGTTCTGGACGCCCGAGTACGTCGAGAAGAAGCTCTCGCAGTTGGAGACTGTCGAGGACGTGGAACTCCTCGTCGCCGTTGACGAGTCCCTGGCCGCGAGCGAGGCGATCGAGGCTCGGGACCACCGCGCGATCCCCTACGCCGGCTCGGTGCGCGTGAAGGACGTACTCGACGCGCTGCGGGCGTTCGAGGCCGGCCTCGTCGCCGACGCGGCCGCCGACCTCCCCGACCAGATCGTCCCCGAGGCCGACGCGATCGGGCTGGAGGAACTGGCCGCCGAGTACGGCGTAAGCGTCGACGCCGTCGAGGGCAAGTCGTTCCCCGAACACCGCCTCGTCGGGCGAACGCTCGTCCGACCCACGGTTCTCGATGCGGCCGGCGAGGGAATCGAGGCCGGCATGTCCCTCGCCGACGCCGAGGAGCGACTGGCCGAGCACGGTATCACCGACGCCTCCGCGGCGCTCTCGGCGCTCGGCTATCGGGTCGAGTGGGAGGGGCTCAGCGGCGGGACCGTTCGGGAGAAGGCGGAGTCGACGGCGGAGTAG
- a CDS encoding DUF555 domain-containing protein: MDRRVVLEAAVPVFDVATPDAAVGAAISKVGKSLNPDLSYVNIEPRRRRSPRGDDIPPATVAAGEALVALELEMVVYDVASDEHAIRIARSEIGSRLDGISLERVSVGPVEDEPADEETAETSDPESDSDGSLLPEFEEMVERNTE; the protein is encoded by the coding sequence ATGGACCGACGAGTCGTGCTGGAGGCAGCGGTGCCGGTTTTCGACGTAGCGACGCCGGACGCGGCCGTCGGCGCCGCGATCTCGAAGGTCGGGAAGTCGCTCAACCCCGACCTCTCGTACGTGAACATCGAGCCGCGGCGTCGTCGGTCACCCCGTGGCGACGATATCCCGCCGGCGACGGTCGCGGCCGGCGAGGCGCTGGTCGCGCTGGAACTGGAGATGGTCGTCTACGACGTGGCCAGCGACGAACACGCGATCCGGATCGCCCGATCGGAGATCGGTAGCCGGCTGGACGGAATCTCGCTCGAACGGGTCTCGGTCGGTCCCGTCGAGGACGAACCGGCCGACGAGGAGACGGCCGAGACGAGCGACCCCGAGTCGGACAGCGACGGCTCGCTCTTGCCCGAGTTCGAGGAGATGGTCGAGCGCAACACCGAGTGA
- a CDS encoding RDD family protein, which translates to MPSRSGSYPGDVNVLGARIVAQLIDLVAMFFLMVAVIVTLVGLLPVTDPAEAEFLGVVTFVGVALGYGTLLEGRYGKTLGKMAMNVRVVSRDGREIHYGQAFGRNIPALFGGWPTWLVGMATIAVNDDNQRLFDKASDTYVIRDTGQ; encoded by the coding sequence ATGCCCTCCCGGTCCGGTTCGTACCCCGGCGACGTGAACGTGCTCGGCGCGCGGATCGTCGCCCAACTGATCGACCTCGTGGCGATGTTCTTCCTGATGGTCGCCGTCATCGTCACCCTCGTGGGCCTCCTACCCGTCACCGATCCTGCCGAAGCCGAGTTCCTCGGCGTCGTCACGTTCGTCGGCGTCGCGCTCGGCTACGGAACGCTGTTGGAGGGACGCTACGGCAAGACCCTCGGGAAGATGGCGATGAACGTTCGCGTCGTCAGTCGGGACGGGCGCGAGATTCACTACGGACAAGCGTTCGGGCGGAACATCCCAGCGCTGTTCGGCGGCTGGCCGACGTGGCTGGTCGGTATGGCCACAATCGCGGTGAACGACGACAATCAGCGGCTCTTCGACAAGGCGTCCGACACGTACGTCATCCGGGACACCGGACAGTGA
- a CDS encoding proteasome assembly chaperone family protein yields MARIRVVDEGVDLHNPTLVEGFPGAGLVGKIVADHMVDAMDLTHYANVHSDSFDQVAVYDRGTPELASPVRLYADDRGEVLVLQSDIPVEADAAEEFAAAFAPWLEDNATPVFIAGLPTKQRSSTPELFGVGSGAGVDTVGDAGLARPPERGVVSGPAGSLLGHAVENGLDAVGLIVECDPRFPDPVAAKTLLERGIEPIIGRDVSVGMLESQAEKIQQAKERLARRMQDGGDASSEATPLRMFQ; encoded by the coding sequence ATGGCACGAATACGGGTCGTCGACGAGGGGGTCGATCTCCACAACCCCACGCTCGTCGAGGGGTTCCCGGGGGCGGGGCTAGTGGGGAAGATCGTCGCCGACCACATGGTCGACGCGATGGACCTGACACACTACGCCAACGTCCACTCCGACAGCTTCGATCAGGTCGCGGTGTACGACCGCGGTACCCCGGAACTCGCCAGTCCCGTCAGGCTGTACGCCGACGACCGTGGCGAGGTGCTGGTCCTGCAGAGCGATATCCCCGTCGAGGCCGACGCCGCCGAGGAGTTCGCTGCGGCGTTCGCGCCGTGGCTGGAGGACAACGCGACGCCGGTGTTCATCGCCGGCCTCCCGACCAAGCAGCGCTCCTCGACGCCGGAGCTGTTCGGCGTCGGCTCCGGGGCGGGCGTCGATACCGTCGGCGACGCCGGGCTCGCACGACCTCCCGAGCGCGGCGTCGTCTCCGGACCCGCCGGCTCGTTGTTGGGCCACGCCGTCGAGAACGGGCTGGACGCCGTCGGCCTCATCGTCGAGTGCGACCCGCGCTTCCCGGACCCCGTGGCGGCGAAGACGCTGCTCGAACGCGGCATCGAACCGATCATCGGCCGCGACGTGTCCGTGGGGATGCTCGAGTCCCAGGCCGAGAAGATCCAGCAGGCGAAAGAACGACTCGCCCGCCGGATGCAGGACGGCGGCGACGCCAGTTCGGAGGCGACGCCGCTGCGGATGTTCCAGTAG
- a CDS encoding acyl-CoA thioesterase produces the protein MTETATLAESYTEMTELLLPNDTNNLGRALGGAVLHWMDICGAIAGMRFANKQVVTASMDHVDFISPIDLGEVAVVQAYVFNTGRTSIDVKVDVRAEDPRENEERKTTASYFTFVALDDDGRPTEVPDLDCPSDEEEALRREAVDGRREQFEDLIDRMED, from the coding sequence ATGACCGAAACGGCGACGCTCGCGGAGTCCTACACCGAGATGACCGAACTGCTGCTGCCCAACGACACCAACAACCTCGGCCGGGCGCTCGGGGGGGCGGTGCTGCACTGGATGGACATCTGTGGCGCCATCGCGGGGATGCGCTTTGCGAACAAGCAGGTCGTGACGGCGTCGATGGACCACGTCGACTTCATCTCGCCTATCGACCTCGGCGAGGTCGCGGTGGTCCAAGCGTACGTGTTCAACACCGGCCGCACGAGCATCGACGTGAAAGTCGACGTGCGCGCCGAGGACCCACGGGAAAACGAGGAGCGAAAGACCACCGCCTCCTACTTCACCTTCGTCGCGCTCGACGACGACGGCCGGCCGACGGAAGTGCCCGACCTCGACTGTCCCAGCGACGAGGAGGAGGCGCTCAGGCGGGAGGCCGTCGACGGCCGGCGCGAACAGTTCGAGGACCTCATCGACCGGATGGAGGACTGA
- a CDS encoding bifunctional nuclease family protein, translated as MSHVAELTGIATGDTPSGKEVPAAVLAARGEFLPIFVTDDQADAIRRGMAGDPFDRPLTHDLFVEMVAELGGAFDRVRIDDLREGTFYAKIDAQRYEAGEPEPLTFDARPSDAVAIAIRADCPIEVSDAVLDAAGRTAEELGVDGVDRDE; from the coding sequence ATGTCTCACGTCGCCGAACTCACGGGCATCGCCACGGGCGACACGCCGTCCGGAAAGGAGGTCCCCGCGGCCGTGTTGGCGGCTCGCGGGGAGTTCCTCCCGATCTTCGTCACCGACGATCAGGCCGACGCCATCCGGCGCGGCATGGCGGGTGACCCCTTCGACCGACCCCTGACCCACGACCTGTTCGTGGAGATGGTCGCGGAACTCGGCGGCGCCTTCGACCGCGTTCGCATCGACGACCTCCGGGAAGGGACGTTCTACGCCAAGATCGACGCCCAGCGCTACGAGGCCGGCGAGCCCGAACCCCTCACGTTCGACGCCCGCCCCAGCGACGCCGTCGCCATCGCCATCCGGGCCGACTGCCCCATCGAGGTGAGCGACGCCGTGCTCGACGCCGCCGGCCGCACCGCCGAGGAACTCGGCGTCGACGGCGTCGACCGCGACGAGTAG
- a CDS encoding RsmB/NOP family class I SAM-dependent RNA methyltransferase gives MNPLDRYERLVDDAEAFRDACDRPLPSVVRVNEQRVTPERARRALDEEGVEYERVEWNDRLLRLPEGSPGTSWPYVHGWLHGQEEVSALPALALDPNPGDRVWDACAAPGSKTCHLADLMDDSGVLIGNDNNLGRLSALRHNAERLGVSNLVVTNKDARNFSLDQIGIDALDGAVADVPCSCEGTCRKNPDVLEKWTMNHVEGLVGVQKGILSRAISLTRPGGEVVYSTCTFAPEENEAVVDHALETTDAEMMEWDAPLETAPGVTEWEDQQFDESLTKAHRVYPHQNDTGGFFVAKLRVGGADAGDEEVEA, from the coding sequence ATGAACCCCCTCGACCGCTACGAGCGCCTCGTCGACGACGCCGAGGCGTTCCGCGACGCCTGCGACCGGCCGCTCCCCTCCGTCGTCCGGGTCAACGAACAGCGGGTCACGCCCGAGCGTGCCCGCCGCGCCCTCGACGAGGAGGGCGTCGAGTACGAGCGCGTGGAGTGGAACGACCGCCTACTGCGTCTACCCGAGGGCTCGCCCGGTACCTCGTGGCCATACGTCCACGGCTGGCTTCACGGACAGGAGGAGGTTTCCGCGCTCCCCGCGCTCGCACTCGACCCCAACCCGGGCGACCGGGTCTGGGACGCCTGTGCGGCCCCCGGGAGCAAGACCTGCCACCTCGCGGACCTGATGGATGACTCGGGCGTACTGATCGGCAACGACAACAACCTCGGCCGGCTCTCGGCGCTGCGACACAACGCCGAACGGCTCGGCGTAAGCAACCTCGTTGTCACCAACAAGGACGCCCGGAACTTCTCGCTCGACCAGATCGGTATCGACGCCCTCGACGGGGCGGTCGCGGACGTTCCCTGCTCGTGTGAGGGGACCTGCCGGAAGAACCCCGACGTGCTGGAGAAGTGGACGATGAACCACGTCGAGGGGCTCGTCGGCGTCCAGAAGGGGATCCTCAGTCGCGCCATCTCGTTGACCCGCCCCGGCGGCGAGGTGGTCTACTCGACATGCACGTTCGCCCCCGAGGAGAACGAGGCCGTCGTCGACCACGCCCTCGAAACGACCGACGCCGAGATGATGGAGTGGGACGCCCCGCTCGAAACCGCGCCCGGCGTCACCGAGTGGGAGGACCAGCAGTTCGACGAGTCACTGACGAAGGCCCATCGGGTCTACCCCCACCAGAACGACACGGGTGGATTCTTCGTCGCCAAACTGCGCGTCGGTGGCGCCGACGCCGGCGACGAGGAGGTGGAAGCATGA
- a CDS encoding ABC transporter ATP-binding protein yields the protein MSGENRVVVDGVSKVYDDGGDGGVRALDGVDFGVEDGEFVCIVGPSGCGKTTLFRIIGGLEPATVGEVRLSGDPVIEPSPDLGIVFQEYHLFPWRSVRGNVAFGLEQQGVDADSREQRVAEMLDLVGLEGFAESYPKGLSGGMKQRVGIARALAVDPEILLMDEPFGSVDAQTRSMLHAELLSIWRETGKTVLFVTHDVDEAVTLADRIVVMEPSPGQVQEVVDVGLGRPRERTDEAFAEKVEYVRGLISE from the coding sequence ATGAGCGGTGAAAACCGCGTCGTCGTCGACGGCGTCTCGAAGGTCTACGACGACGGCGGCGACGGTGGCGTCCGCGCGCTGGACGGCGTGGACTTCGGCGTCGAGGACGGCGAGTTCGTCTGCATCGTCGGCCCGTCGGGCTGTGGGAAGACGACGCTGTTCCGGATCATCGGCGGGCTGGAGCCGGCGACGGTCGGCGAGGTCAGGCTCTCCGGCGACCCCGTGATCGAGCCGTCGCCCGACCTCGGGATCGTCTTCCAGGAGTACCACCTGTTCCCGTGGCGGAGCGTCCGCGGGAACGTCGCGTTCGGGCTGGAGCAGCAGGGCGTCGACGCCGACTCACGTGAGCAACGGGTCGCCGAGATGCTCGACCTCGTCGGGCTCGAAGGGTTCGCCGAGAGCTACCCGAAGGGACTCTCCGGCGGCATGAAGCAGCGAGTCGGGATCGCTCGCGCGCTCGCCGTCGACCCCGAGATCCTGCTGATGGACGAGCCCTTCGGCAGCGTCGACGCCCAGACCCGGTCGATGCTGCACGCGGAACTGCTGTCTATCTGGCGCGAGACCGGGAAGACGGTGCTGTTCGTCACCCACGACGTCGACGAGGCGGTGACGCTCGCCGATCGGATCGTCGTGATGGAACCCAGCCCGGGACAGGTGCAGGAGGTCGTCGACGTGGGCCTCGGCCGGCCCCGAGAGCGAACCGACGAGGCGTTCGCGGAGAAAGTCGAATACGTCCGCGGGCTGATCAGCGAGTAG
- a CDS encoding DEAD/DEAH box helicase, which produces MTLTLRFEDGTVRAVSSGEGDDAASTLGELDDEHDYLHGDDRSGGYRTPAYRYSDLKDALDERGVDYVDQVLDTERLDLSTRYQLREYQQEALDAWRDAGDRGVVELPTGAGKTVLAIAAMAALGVPTLVVVPTVDLLDQWRRELEAEFDVPIGQFGGGEQRREPITVSTYDSAYLKAHDVGGSFGFVVFDEVHHLGGEGYREIARLLAAPARLGLTATFERPDGAHEQIVDLVGPRVYALDADDLAGEHLADYEIRRIEVDLTAAEREAYDEAQGTFVDYLKRSGISMNRGSDYQELVKRSGRDPQARAALLAKQRARRIVREADRKVAELGTLLDRHREDRVIVFTASTDLVYRLSERYLLPAITNETGAPERREILDRFRSGEYSRVVTANVLDEGVDVPDANVAVLLAGSGSEREFTQRLGRILRPNADGSQALLYEVVSEETAEERVAERRR; this is translated from the coding sequence ATGACGCTCACGCTCCGCTTCGAGGACGGGACGGTTCGGGCCGTGAGCAGCGGCGAGGGCGACGACGCGGCGTCAACGCTCGGCGAACTCGACGACGAACACGACTACCTCCACGGCGACGACCGCAGCGGCGGCTACCGGACGCCGGCGTACCGCTACAGCGACCTCAAGGACGCCCTCGACGAGCGGGGTGTCGACTATGTGGATCAGGTACTCGACACCGAACGGCTCGATCTCTCGACGCGCTATCAACTCAGAGAGTACCAGCAGGAGGCCCTCGATGCGTGGCGCGACGCCGGCGACCGCGGCGTGGTGGAACTCCCGACCGGCGCGGGGAAGACGGTGCTCGCCATCGCCGCGATGGCGGCGCTCGGCGTGCCGACGCTGGTGGTCGTGCCGACCGTCGACCTGCTCGATCAGTGGCGCCGCGAACTGGAAGCCGAGTTCGACGTACCGATCGGGCAGTTCGGCGGCGGCGAACAGCGACGGGAGCCGATCACCGTCTCAACGTACGACTCGGCGTACCTGAAAGCCCACGACGTGGGCGGGTCGTTCGGCTTCGTCGTCTTCGACGAGGTCCACCACCTCGGCGGCGAGGGCTACCGCGAGATCGCGCGGCTGCTCGCGGCGCCCGCGCGGCTGGGCCTGACGGCGACGTTCGAGCGCCCCGACGGCGCTCACGAGCAGATCGTCGACCTCGTCGGCCCGCGGGTGTACGCGCTCGACGCGGACGACCTCGCCGGCGAACACCTCGCCGACTACGAGATCCGGCGGATCGAAGTCGATCTGACCGCGGCGGAGCGCGAGGCCTACGACGAGGCTCAGGGCACGTTCGTCGACTACCTCAAGCGCTCGGGCATCTCGATGAACCGCGGGAGCGACTATCAGGAGTTGGTGAAACGCTCCGGCCGCGATCCGCAGGCTCGTGCGGCGCTGTTGGCCAAGCAGCGCGCCCGGCGGATCGTCCGCGAAGCGGACCGGAAGGTCGCGGAGTTGGGAACGCTGCTGGACCGCCACCGCGAGGATCGGGTGATCGTCTTCACCGCGAGCACGGACTTGGTCTACCGGCTCTCCGAGCGCTACCTCTTGCCGGCGATCACCAACGAGACCGGCGCGCCCGAGCGTCGAGAGATCCTCGATCGCTTCCGCTCGGGGGAGTACTCGCGGGTCGTGACCGCGAACGTCCTCGACGAGGGCGTCGACGTGCCGGACGCGAACGTCGCCGTCCTGCTCGCCGGGTCGGGGAGCGAGCGGGAGTTCACCCAGCGGCTGGGACGGATCCTGCGTCCCAACGCCGACGGCTCGCAGGCGCTGCTCTACGAGGTGGTGAGCGAGGAGACCGCCGAGGAGCGTGTCGCCGAGCGCCGCCGCTAG
- the cdd gene encoding cytidine deaminase: protein MENPDPQALIERAGEALDAAYVPYSEYPVGAAVLTADGEVFTGCNIENANYSNALHAEEVAVGSAVRAGHRAIAAVAVTSTESEGLTPCGMCRQTLAEFGDEDVPVYCDTGDGEYVEYTLGELIPDTITPGMLGIDPDADRE from the coding sequence ATGGAGAACCCCGACCCGCAGGCGCTGATCGAGCGCGCCGGCGAGGCCCTCGACGCCGCGTACGTTCCCTACTCCGAGTACCCTGTCGGTGCCGCGGTGCTGACCGCCGACGGCGAGGTGTTCACGGGCTGTAACATCGAGAACGCCAACTACAGCAACGCCCTCCACGCCGAGGAGGTCGCGGTGGGAAGCGCGGTCCGGGCGGGCCACCGCGCTATCGCCGCGGTCGCCGTCACCTCGACGGAGAGCGAGGGGCTGACCCCCTGTGGGATGTGCCGCCAGACTCTCGCGGAGTTCGGCGACGAGGACGTGCCCGTCTACTGTGACACCGGCGACGGCGAGTACGTCGAGTACACGCTGGGCGAACTCATCCCCGACACGATCACGCCGGGGATGCTCGGTATCGACCCCGACGCCGACCGGGAGTGA
- a CDS encoding DUF7122 family protein produces the protein MSENDGQRFDRLPATPADREVEGRASREEVVDWWEERFGVDPETFEDVTFWEKGSGKIWAFSADLPSPIRVEGLGMTVLRTRQEHWKPTTTGVKRFARDATKNVIELEPGEASAFAAGHDQQLDRWDGDWGYLIAAHELAGEREPIGVGLYLHGELRSRVPKGYQEDLAVLD, from the coding sequence ATGAGCGAGAACGACGGCCAGCGTTTCGATCGACTGCCGGCGACGCCCGCCGACCGCGAGGTCGAGGGACGGGCCTCCCGCGAGGAGGTCGTCGACTGGTGGGAAGAGCGCTTCGGCGTCGACCCCGAGACGTTCGAGGACGTCACCTTCTGGGAGAAGGGATCGGGGAAGATCTGGGCGTTCAGCGCCGACCTCCCGTCGCCGATCCGCGTCGAGGGGCTGGGGATGACCGTCCTCCGGACCCGACAGGAGCACTGGAAACCCACCACAACCGGCGTCAAGCGCTTCGCCCGCGACGCGACGAAGAACGTGATCGAACTCGAACCCGGTGAGGCGTCGGCGTTCGCCGCCGGCCACGACCAGCAGCTCGACCGCTGGGACGGCGACTGGGGCTACCTGATCGCCGCCCACGAGCTCGCCGGCGAGCGCGAGCCGATTGGGGTGGGGCTCTACCTCCACGGCGAACTCCGCTCGCGGGTTCCCAAGGGGTATCAGGAAGACCTGGCCGTGCTGGACTGA
- a CDS encoding GNAT family N-acetyltransferase, whose translation MYVRDARNRDEAWLLDRIEEMGLDSVAFRSRDYVIAVDERSNDRAGFGRYRIHKTDEGERCELTGIGVVDGWRGQGVGAHVIERLIDLAADEGFETVYSITDSDDYLRQFGFDDPEEVPPVIERRLEQKRETVGEDVVVVAIDTAGFEMPAELRERFKRAEKGADEPDEPEESAEDFGIDAEEATYKYDTGS comes from the coding sequence ATGTACGTCCGCGACGCACGAAACCGGGACGAGGCGTGGTTGCTCGACCGGATCGAGGAGATGGGGCTCGACAGCGTCGCCTTCCGCTCGCGCGACTACGTGATCGCGGTCGACGAACGCTCGAACGACCGGGCGGGCTTCGGCCGCTACCGGATCCACAAGACCGACGAGGGCGAACGCTGTGAACTGACCGGGATCGGCGTCGTCGACGGCTGGCGAGGGCAGGGCGTCGGCGCCCACGTCATCGAGCGCCTGATCGACCTCGCCGCCGACGAGGGGTTCGAGACGGTGTACTCGATCACCGACAGCGACGACTACCTCCGGCAGTTCGGCTTCGACGACCCCGAAGAGGTACCGCCGGTGATCGAGCGCCGCCTCGAACAGAAACGCGAGACTGTCGGCGAGGACGTGGTCGTCGTCGCCATCGACACCGCCGGGTTCGAGATGCCCGCGGAGCTACGTGAACGCTTCAAACGGGCCGAGAAGGGCGCCGACGAACCGGACGAACCCGAGGAGTCCGCCGAGGACTTCGGTATCGACGCCGAGGAGGCGACCTACAAGTACGACACCGGGAGCTGA
- a CDS encoding succinylglutamate desuccinylase/aspartoacylase family protein yields the protein MSADTAAFSYDGGRVHPGETAHIRYTVSETYLGEPVRMPVTIINGVEDGPTCFLSAAIHGDELNGVAAVREVAHEWDHTDIAGTVVCLPVVNVPGFVAQERYLPVYDRDLNRSFPGHPDSTSSRRIAYDVWRNFVEPCDFGIDFHTSTRGRTNAFHVRADLTDHGVADLVEAFGANIVFDGEGQSGMLRTEATDRGIPTITVEMGEAHRFQREFIDQALAGVHSVFGAYDIEPNATPARPEWRTVVDGWAEKTWIRADAGGIVEARFEPGDVVHEGETVCEISNPFKTESVEMTAPFTGLLVGTLENPVVSPGNPICHLVELSPETRERIEAQRVPAAAD from the coding sequence ATGTCCGCAGACACCGCCGCGTTCTCCTACGACGGCGGTCGGGTTCACCCCGGCGAGACGGCCCACATCCGCTACACCGTGAGCGAGACGTATCTGGGCGAGCCGGTTCGGATGCCCGTCACGATCATCAACGGCGTCGAGGACGGGCCGACCTGCTTCCTCTCGGCGGCGATCCACGGCGACGAACTCAACGGCGTCGCCGCGGTCCGGGAGGTCGCCCACGAGTGGGACCACACCGACATCGCCGGCACGGTGGTCTGTCTCCCCGTCGTGAACGTCCCGGGGTTCGTCGCCCAGGAGCGCTACCTCCCGGTGTACGACCGGGACCTCAACCGCTCGTTCCCGGGGCACCCCGACTCCACCAGCTCCCGACGGATCGCCTACGACGTGTGGCGGAACTTCGTCGAACCGTGTGACTTCGGGATCGACTTCCACACCTCCACCCGCGGGCGGACCAACGCGTTCCACGTCCGGGCTGACCTGACCGACCACGGCGTCGCCGACCTCGTCGAGGCGTTCGGGGCCAACATCGTCTTCGACGGCGAGGGGCAGTCGGGGATGCTCCGCACGGAGGCGACCGACCGAGGAATCCCGACGATCACCGTCGAGATGGGCGAGGCCCACCGCTTCCAGCGGGAGTTCATCGACCAGGCGCTGGCGGGCGTCCACAGCGTCTTCGGCGCCTACGACATCGAGCCGAACGCGACGCCCGCCCGGCCCGAGTGGCGAACCGTCGTCGACGGTTGGGCGGAGAAGACGTGGATCAGGGCCGACGCCGGCGGGATCGTCGAGGCCCGCTTCGAGCCCGGCGACGTGGTCCACGAGGGCGAGACGGTCTGTGAGATCTCGAACCCGTTCAAGACCGAGTCCGTGGAGATGACCGCGCCGTTCACGGGGCTGCTGGTCGGGACGTTGGAGAACCCGGTCGTCTCGCCGGGGAACCCGATCTGCCACCTCGTCGAACTGTCGCCGGAGACCCGCGAGCGGATCGAGGCCCAGCGGGTGCCGGCGGCCGCGGACTGA
- a CDS encoding UPF0058 family protein, giving the protein MKKQELIHLHGLLSEVRAEYEESEETLDLEGYEAYGVQPTSIHRSKTDHKHAVFELVNGLTESLSEQETVTPTAD; this is encoded by the coding sequence ATGAAGAAGCAGGAACTCATCCACCTTCACGGCCTTCTCTCCGAGGTACGAGCCGAGTACGAGGAGTCCGAGGAGACACTCGACCTCGAGGGGTACGAGGCGTACGGCGTCCAGCCGACGTCCATCCACCGCTCGAAGACCGACCACAAGCACGCGGTCTTCGAACTGGTCAACGGTCTGACCGAATCGCTCTCCGAACAGGAGACAGTCACTCCTACAGCCGACTGA